A single window of Mycosarcoma maydis chromosome 1, whole genome shotgun sequence DNA harbors:
- a CDS encoding Chitin synthase 3, giving the protein MAYYSRPASAGAARAQDDQDPYPYYPDPDLIVGSGANTSFVNPYEASGAASSASHTSPFSDAHAASASPASILPLSHQQVSAHAPQQQHMSISVDPRDGQQSRMPGLSESFYSQAAYALASPPPAAGALSPSAHLATLPEHSQAPLSGSVDGEYTYYSQSAAGHYSSLAHRHGQDDEDDDDAETKYSPSSAHDEKYAYDRPDSAAAGTSPFGRAAGIAYLQSPYAQVARNDDDDEDEDAEDPYRVLTRDSAFGGDNGQGYDPNSAYGGAGMAGPTGQFGDNHFDTQHFGPAPARGAQLRRHKTKKNVRLTKGNLILDCPVPTKLQTFLTRRAEDEFTTMRYSAVTCDPDDFASESFTLRPALYGRHTELFIAITMYNEDEVLFCRTFHGVMKNIAHLCSRNKSRTWGKDGWKKVVVAIISDGRKKIHPRVLDCLAALGVYQDGVAKNMVDGKEVRAHLYEYTTQLSIDSNLQFKGAERGLVPMQIIFCLKEKNAKKINSHRWFFNAFCPILQPNVTILLDVGTRPENKSIYYLWKSFDLNSNVAGACGEICAETKGKWGVGPLLLNPLVAAQNFEYKISNILDKTTESVMGYISVLPGAFSAYRYIALQNDEFGHGPLASYFKGENLLGADADVFTSNMYLAEDRILCFELAAKRGHGWVLKYVKSARGVTDVPEGLPEFISQRRRWLNGSFFAAVYALYHTAQFVRSGHNVWRKSLLVFESFYSFVNMCFAWFGLANYYIFFRILTTSLEDPTFKLRGIGVFNVFMQYIYLGTVVSSFIFAMGNRPQGSKWKYWAAVVVFALLTVYMMVAAVLCLSKVVARVEHDAIYAQMVVSLLATYGVYLISSLLACDPLHLITSFLQYLLLAPTYINILNIYAFCNLHDFSWGTKGDTSISADLGAVVSTSKGTVEITLPTAQADIDTAYDDALNNLRTRPMIIRGDASNAEKEARQMDYYKNIRTNVVLAWALSNGVLAAFILNGDAAGTFSDTGGVTRTKVYMVLVLIFVAGMACIRFIGSTLYLTIRLING; this is encoded by the coding sequence ATGGCCTATTATTCGAGACCGGCTTCGGCCGGCGCGGCTCGCGCACAGGACGATCAAGACCCATATCCATACTATCCAGATCCCGACCTGATTGTCGGCAGTGGTGCCAACACATCGTTTGTCAACCCATACGAAGCATCCGGCGCAGCATCTTCGGCGTCTCATACGTCTCCCTTCTCGGATGCGCATGCTGCATCTGCCTCGCCGGCATCCATTCTGCCCCTCTCGCATCAGCAAGTGTCTGCTCATgcaccgcagcagcaacacaTGAGCATCAGCGTGGATCCGAGAGATGGGCAGCAGTCTCGCATGCCTGGGCTCAGCGAGAGCTTTTACAGTCAAGCAGCGTATGCGCTCGCTAGCCCACCGCCCGCGGCAGGCGCTTTAAGCCCATCAGCTCACCTTGCCACGCTACCCGAGCACTCCCAGGCTCCCCTGTCAGGCTCCGTCGATGGAGAATATACATACTACAGCCAGAGCGCCGCTGGACACTACTCATCGCTAGCTCACCGCCATGGccaagacgatgaagacgacgacgatgccgagacaAAATACTCGCCTAGCTCGGCGCATGATGAAAAGTATGCATATGATCGTCCGGATTCAGCGGCAGCCGGAACTTCTCCCTTtggaagagcagctggtATCGCGTACTTGCAGAGCCCATATGCTCAAGTTGCACgcaacgatgacgacgacgaggatgaggacgcCGAAGATCCATACCGAGTCTTGACGCGTGATTCTGCTTTCGGAGGCGACAACGGCCAAGGCTATGACCCAAACTCTGCCTATGGTGGCGCCGGTATGGCTGGACCTACCGGTCAGTTTGGCGATAACCACTTTGACACGCAACACTTTGGTCCCGCTCCAGCACGCGGTGCTCAGCTTCGTAGGCACAAGACCAAGAAGAACGTACGCCTCACCAAAGGTAACCTCATTCTGGATTGCCCCGTGCCGACCAAGTTGCAGACGTTCCTCACGCGACGAGCCGAAGACGAATTCACCACGATGCGTTATTCGGCCGTCACCTGCGATCCGGACGATTTCGCGAGCGAatccttcacgcttcgacCAGCGCTGTACGGTCGACACACGGAACTCttcatcgccatcaccatGTAcaacgaagacgaggtgctTTTCTGTCGAACTTTCCACGGCGTCATGAAAAACATTGCGCACCTCTGTTCGCGCAACAAGTCACGCACATGGGGCAAAGATGGCTGGAAAAAAGTGGTGgtcgccatcatctcggACGGGCGCAAGAAGATTCACCCTAGAGTGCTCGACTGCCTCGCCGCACTAGGAGTTTACCAAGACGGAGTGGCGAAAAACATGGTCGATGGCAAAGAAGTACGTGCGCATCTTTACGAATACACGACCCAACTTTCGATCGATTCCAACCTGCAGTTCAAAGGCGCCGAAAGAGGGCTGGTTCCAATGCAGATCATCTTCTGCTTGAAGGAGAAGAACGCGAAAAAGATCAATTCGCATCGATGGTTCTTCAACGCGTTCTGCCCTATCCTGCAACCCAACGTCACCATCTTGTTGGACGTAGGTACACGACCGGAGAACAAGTCGATTTACTACCTGTGGAAATCGTTTGATCTCAACTCGAACGTTGCCGGCGCATGTGGAGAGATCTGCGCCGAGACCAAAGGCAAATGGGGAGTGGGACCTTTGCTCCTAAATCCACTCGTAGCAGCGCAGAACTTTGAGTACAAGATCAGCAACATCCTCGACAAGACTACCGAGAGTGTCATGGGATACATCTCGGTGCTTCCCGGTGCATTCTCCGCTTACCGCTACATCGCGCTGCAGAACGACGAATTTGGCCATGGACCTCTGGCTTCCTACTTCAAAGGCGAAAACCTGTTGGGAGCTGACGCTGACGTCTTCACATCCAACATGTACCTCGCCGAAGATCGAATCTTGTGCTTCGAGTTGGCGGCGAAACGTGGGCATGGATGGGTGTTGAAGTACGTGAAATCAGCTCGTGGAGTGACCGATGTTCCCGAGGGACTCCCCGAATTCATCAGTCAGCGACGTCGTTGGTTAAACGGATCCTTCTTCGCCGCCGTCTACGCGCTCTACCACACGGCGCAATTCGTGCGTTCCGGACACAATGTTTGGCGAAAGTCGCTGCTTGTGTTCGAAAGCTTCTACAGCTTTGTCAACATGTGTTTTGCATGGTTCGGATTGGCCAACTACTACATTTTCTTCCGGATCCTCACCACGTCTTTGGAAGACCCGACGTTCAAGCTCCGCGGCATTGGCGTATTCAATGTGTTTATGCAGTACATCTATCTCGGTACTGTGGTATCGAGCTTCATCTTCGCGATGGGTAACCGACCGCAGGGAAGCAAGTGGAAGTACTGGGCTGCCGTCGTCGTGTTTGCTCTGCTTACCGTGTACATGATGGTTGCCGCCGTCTTGTGTTTGAGCAAGGTCGTCGCTCGAGTAGAACACGATGCCATCTATGCTCAGATGGTGGTCTCGCTTCTGGCCACGTACGGAGTGTATCTGATCTCGTCGCTTCTCGCGTGCGATCCTTTGCACCTGATCACGTCGTTCCTCCAGTACCTTCTGCTTGCACCGACCTACATCAACATCCTCAACATCTACGCGTTTTGCAACTTGCACGACTTCTCCTGGGGCACCAAAGGCGACACCTCGATTAGCGCCGATTTGGGCGCCGTGGTATCCACATCGAAAGGAACCGTCGAGATCACGCTGCCTACAGCTCAAGCCGACATCGATACAGCATACGACGATGCACTCAACAACTTGAGGACCAGACCGATGATCATCCGTGGTGACGCCAGCAACGCCGAAAAGGAAGCTCGTCAGATGGACTACTACAAAAACATCAGAACCAACGTCGTCCTCGCCTGGGCGCTCAGTAACGGTGTCTTGGCCGCGTTCATCTTGAATGGCGATGCCGCCGGCACGTTCAGCGATACAGGCGGCGTCACAAGGACCAAGGTGTACATGGTCctcgtcttgatcttcgTCGCTGGAATGGCGTGCATCCGTTTCATCGGCAGCACCCTTTACCTCACCATCCGCTTGATCAACGGTTGA
- a CDS encoding uncharacterized protein (related to 2-hydroxy-6-oxo-6-phenylhexa-2,4-dienoate hydrolase) has translation MSFLSSYANRLQDGRVALAAAAGTASLLYLVSNFRLRSNYPKVLKAPAKIYEQPYPADILPNGNDLNTPYGSIRYYEFGPKDGKKLLLVHGISTPCPAWSLIVPHLIRAGYRILCFDLFGRGYSDSPQVTHNVALFVSQITLLLTHLPHWDKFDLCGMSLGGPIAAHFAHYYPHRVDRLVLLCPAGGTPNAELRLPVKLIRSHLVPNRVLRRLLRFVPLLPTPPKGSLAWWQAQHHPGYKFSFTSSLQDGPIFNSQEVHRAVARQLGSKLRVIWGDKDDVVPMSTAKYFGQIDLAVIPNAGHFIVLTHAEATAQLMLDFLGSGEQRG, from the coding sequence ATGTCGTTCCTCTCATCCTACGCCAACAGGCTGCAAGACGGTAGGGTAGCCCtcgccgctgcagctggcaCAGCCTCACTCCTCTACCTCGTATCCAACTTTCGGTTGCGCTCCAATTATCCCAAGGTTCTCAAAGCGCCTGCCAAGATCTACGAGCAACCGTACCCCGCTGACATCTTGCCGAACGGTAACGATCTCAACACGCCGTATGGAAGCATTCGGTATTATGAGTTTGGTCCTAAGGAcggcaagaagctgctcttGGTGCATGGCATCTCAACACCCTGCCCTGCTTGGAGCTTGATCGTTCCTCACCTGATCAGAGCAGGGTACCGCATTCTGTGCTTTGACCTGTTTGGCCGAGGCTACTCCGACTCGCCACAGGTGACGCACAATGTAGCGCTGTTCGTTTCGCAGATCACTCTGCTCCTCACACATCTGCCACACTGGGACAAGTTCGATCTCTGCGGCATGTCATTAGGCGGACCAATCGCTGCGCACTTTGCTCACTACTATCCTCACCGCGTCGACCGTCTTGTACTTCTGTGTCCTGCCGGGGGTACACCCAATGCTGAGCTTCGTCTGCCAGTCAAACTGATCCGCTCTCACCTGGTTCCCAACCGCGTTCTTCGTCGACTGCTTCGCTTTGTCCCCTTACTCCCTACCCCACCCAAAGGATCTTTAGCATGGTGGCAGGCACAGCATCACCCAGGCTACAAATTCAGCTTCACCTCGAGCCTACAAGATGGACCTATCTTCAACAGTCAAGAAGTGCATCGTGCTGTCGCGCGCCAGTTGGGCTCGAAATTACGCGTCATCTGGGgtgacaaggacgacgtGGTGCCTATGAGCACGGCAAAGTACTTTGGACAGATCGATCTCGCTGTCATCCCTAACGCTGGACATTTCATCGTGCTTACTCATGCCGAGGCTACTGCTCAGCTTATGCTCGACTTTCTTGGTTCAGGAGAGCAACGTGGATAA
- a CDS encoding uncharacterized protein (related to Monocarboxylate transporter 1), giving the protein MVTSRRSVEERRSSCASSSTSTTTSTSAPLHSSFLSADATAVNTAAPTRRNSISSSNVLCSSSTEKTAGASLGHPKEGGVSPKCLAQRLLQQKYPQNFLSSKGEPAPTDIDTCPNTLVANTPRASFDKLDRAKLDVADCSPSYPSQDVEKAASSQESLYGPAPDGGLQAWLVVAGTFLLIMTNFGLLTSYGVFQSYYVSHQLAHLPASTVSWIGSLQTFMILGGSFVFGKISDDHGGRWVLICGSIVTFTAMLGMSFCSTLVQLIVVQGVLFGLGGSMLFLPGCALVNQYFDRRKGTAMAIILGAASFGGIIWPLILQSLFDQPNIGYSWGVRIAALLLAILLTISNALMRPRLPPSPKSLRQPWSQAWTLLTQDAATYTLFVVGTAVLFINFFVPFFTIASYAKKVGFTPSMATHMVAIMNAASMVGRLSSGPLADRYGRFNVLCLFGIASFLSLVLFWPIPGLTLTKSGVITLSITYGLTSGGIIATVGSCVAQISRKNSGARLGLMWTAAAPGSLVGPVISTTLVTKMDGEYTALAMWAAGTTLLGSIIIAKVRFTLANGKWSVKV; this is encoded by the coding sequence ATGGTTACTTCACGACGTTCAGTTGAGGAGCGCCGCTCAtcctgcgcttcgagctcgacttcAACAACAACTTCCACATCTGCACCCCTTcactcgagcttcttgtcaGCTGATGCAACCGCGGTTAACACCGCTGCGCCTACGCGAAGAAACAGTATTTCGTCCAGCAACGTTCtgtgctcctcttccactgAAAAGACCGCTGGTGCCAGTCTTGGCCATCCAAAAGAAGGTGGAGTATCGCCAAAATGCCTCGCACAGCGTCTTCTCCAACAAAAATACCCGCAAAACTTTCTGTCCTCGAAAGGTGAACCCGCCCCAACGGACATCGACACATGTCCCAATACGCTGGTTGCCAACACTCCACGTGCTTCCtttgacaagctcgaccgtGCCAAGCTTGATGTTGCAGACTGCTCCCCTTCGTACCCAAGCCAAGATGTCGAGAAAGCTGCTTCATCTCAAGAGTCTCTGTATGGACCAGCACCCGATGGCGGCCTACAAGCCTGGCTCGTGGTCGCCGGCACTTTCTTGCTCATCATGACCAACTTTGGTCTGCTCACATCCTACGGCGTCTTTCAAAGTTACTATGTCTCCCACCAACTTGCTCACTTACCCGCTTCAACAGTTAGCTGGATCGGAAGCTTGCAGACCTTCATGATCCTCGGCGGttctttcgtgtttggcaAGATCTCTGACGACCATGGTGGTCGATGGGTTCTTATCTGTGGCAGCATCGTTACATTCACTGCGATGCTGGGCATGTCATTCTGCTCCACGTTAGTCCAGTTGATTGTGGTGCAGGGAGTTCTCTTTGGCCTGGGAGGAAGTATGCTTTTCTTGCCTGGCTGTGCGTTGGTCAACCAGTACTTTGATAGGCGTAAAGGAACGGCCATGGCGATCATCCTCGGTGCGGCAAGCTTCGGAGGTATCATCTGGCCTCTCATTCTTCAGTCGCTGTTTGACCAGCCCAACATTGGATATTCTTGGGGCGTACGGATCGCAGCTCTTCTGCTGGCCATCTTGCTGACCATCAGCAATGCACTCATGCGACCAAGATTGCCGCCCAGCCCAAAATCGCTTCGTCAGCCCTGGTCTCAAGCCTGGACGCTGCTCACTCAAGATGCGGCGACATACACGCTTTTTGTGGTGGGAACCGCGGTGCTTTTCATCAACTTCTTCGTGCCTTTCTTCACGATCGCTTCGTACGCCAAAAAAGTGGGATTCACGCCCTCTATGGCGACACACATGGTAGCCATCATGAACGCCGCCAGCATGGTTGGTCGTTTGTCCTCGGGGCCCTTGGCGGATCGATATGGCCGCTTCAACGTGCTCTGCCTTTTCGGCATCGCGAGCTTCCTCTCCTTGGTTCTCTTCTGGCCTATTCCTGGACTGACACTGACCAAATCTGGAGTGATCACACTTTCGATCACTTACGGTCTGACGTCCGGTGGAATCATCGCTACTGTCGGTTCGTGTGTGGCGCAGATCTCTCGCAAGAATTCAGGTGCTAGACTCGGCCTGATGTGgaccgctgctgctccagGATCGCTGGTGGGGCCTGTCATTTCCACAACACTCGTCACCAAGATGGATGGCGAGTATACAGCGCTCGCCATGTGGGCTGCAGGTACCACGCTCCTCGGCTCCATCATTATCGCCAAAGTTCGCTTCACCCTTGCAAATGGCAAGTGGAGCGTCAAGGTCTAA